The Nesterenkonia xinjiangensis genome contains a region encoding:
- a CDS encoding metallophosphoesterase family protein: MRIAVISDVHGNLLALDAVLADAAEQSVDQHVNLGDLLSGGVAPRLTADRLMDAGMKTIAGNHERQLLTLRPEEMGASDRFAMLDVTARQRDWLASLPSTLVVTDGVLACHGSPDDDLTYLLETVERTGVRPATDDEVRARLGAHTEWSLVLCGHTHIPRSLRLAQGPLIVNPGSVGWPAYAGDEPHPHVMEAGTPHARYAVLDDASGRWEVEFRLVAYDWESAALIAESHDRQDVARALRTGRV, from the coding sequence ATGCGAATTGCCGTGATCTCGGACGTCCATGGAAACCTGCTGGCCTTGGACGCGGTCCTTGCCGATGCAGCCGAGCAGTCCGTGGATCAGCATGTGAACCTGGGGGACCTGCTCTCGGGAGGAGTGGCACCCCGGTTGACAGCAGATCGGCTGATGGACGCAGGGATGAAGACGATAGCCGGCAACCACGAACGCCAGCTGCTCACCCTGAGACCGGAAGAGATGGGTGCCTCAGACCGGTTTGCCATGTTGGACGTCACCGCGCGACAGCGCGACTGGCTGGCGAGTCTGCCCTCGACACTGGTCGTGACCGACGGTGTGCTCGCATGCCACGGGTCGCCCGACGACGACCTCACCTACCTGTTGGAGACCGTGGAAAGAACTGGGGTGCGTCCGGCCACCGACGATGAGGTGCGGGCGCGGCTCGGTGCTCATACGGAGTGGTCTCTGGTGCTGTGCGGACACACCCACATCCCTCGATCCCTGCGCCTGGCGCAGGGCCCTCTGATCGTCAACCCGGGGAGCGTGGGGTGGCCGGCCTATGCGGGCGACGAACCGCATCCGCACGTGATGGAGGCCGGGACGCCCCACGCGCGTTACGCAGTCCTGGATGACGCGAGTGGGCGATGGGAGGTCGAGTTCCGCTTGGTCGCCTATGACTGGGAGTCCGCCGCCCTGATCGCGGAGTCGCATGACCGCCAGGATGTCGCCCGTGCCCTCCGTACCGGGCGAGTCTGA
- a CDS encoding metallopeptidase family protein, translated as MPVQMSDEDFDEAASRALDMIPEALRSQLDNVTVFVEDAYEPQPGEHPDTVLLGLYEGIPLTERGAEPWAMPDRITLYKEPILQMCASREEVVQQVTITVIHEVAHFFGIDDETLHRLGWS; from the coding sequence ATGCCGGTGCAGATGAGTGACGAGGACTTCGACGAGGCCGCCAGCCGCGCGCTGGACATGATCCCGGAGGCCCTGCGGAGCCAGCTGGACAATGTCACCGTGTTCGTGGAGGACGCCTACGAGCCCCAGCCGGGCGAGCACCCGGACACCGTGCTGCTCGGCCTCTACGAAGGCATTCCGCTCACCGAACGCGGTGCTGAACCCTGGGCGATGCCGGACCGCATCACTCTCTACAAGGAGCCGATCCTGCAGATGTGCGCCTCCCGCGAGGAGGTCGTCCAGCAGGTCACCATCACGGTCATCCATGAGGTAGCCCATTTCTTCGGCATCGACGACGAGACCCTGCACCGGCTCGGATGGAGCTGA
- a CDS encoding extracellular solute-binding protein — MITTPSAGQRRRLCSVTAALATGTLVLSACGGTAEGDDGAEVDLEEVGVGAMEDYGVGDTFVASEPVDFSLLYRDHPNYPLQADWRFFTYLEEEHNVTLNPENAPLSDWEERRSLVIGAGDAPDFIPIVYPGDETPFIAGGALLPVSDYLDQMPHLTEKIEAWDLEEDFNALYQEDGRFYILPGIHEQPQHQYSLAVRGDIWDELGYEDPETWEEFAEQLRGVQEAYPEMVPYSDRWELQATLNLASPNFGTSAGWGFGDGMYFDDDADEFIYAGVTDEYRDLLEYFHGLVDEGLMDSESMVQDDDQAIQKFASGQSAVIGANDQELLTYRTSIEEVGDEDMDIRMIRVPAGPSGDSVAGGQLESGLVISSSAAEQDHFVALLQFIDWLYYSDEGLELAKWGVEGETFERDGEERVLADDIDINGLNSDADDELNVDHGFHNGVFMPAHGSTTDLVQSMLRDEVVDFRESMEDKEILPVPPARPLDELEREQASLTENALSDSVDTATAQFILGQRDLDDWDAYVAELEAQGLADFVELQNEAYQRAQEAIDGVEEEIDE; from the coding sequence ATGATCACCACACCTTCAGCAGGACAGCGACGTCGGCTGTGCTCGGTGACGGCCGCGCTGGCGACGGGGACCCTGGTCCTCTCCGCCTGCGGCGGCACAGCCGAGGGCGACGACGGAGCTGAGGTCGACCTCGAGGAGGTCGGCGTGGGCGCCATGGAGGACTACGGCGTCGGCGACACCTTCGTGGCCTCCGAGCCGGTGGACTTCTCGCTGCTGTATCGCGATCACCCCAACTATCCGCTGCAGGCGGACTGGCGGTTCTTCACCTACCTGGAGGAGGAGCACAACGTCACGCTGAACCCGGAGAACGCCCCGCTCTCCGACTGGGAGGAACGCCGCTCGCTGGTGATCGGCGCCGGCGACGCCCCGGACTTCATCCCGATCGTCTATCCCGGCGACGAGACCCCCTTCATCGCCGGCGGGGCGCTGCTGCCGGTGAGTGACTATCTGGATCAGATGCCGCACCTCACCGAGAAGATCGAGGCCTGGGATCTGGAGGAGGACTTCAACGCGCTCTATCAGGAGGACGGAAGGTTCTACATCCTGCCGGGCATCCACGAGCAGCCGCAGCACCAGTACTCGCTGGCCGTGCGCGGGGATATCTGGGATGAGCTCGGCTACGAGGACCCGGAGACCTGGGAGGAGTTCGCCGAGCAGCTGCGGGGCGTCCAAGAGGCATATCCGGAGATGGTTCCGTACTCAGACCGGTGGGAACTGCAGGCCACGTTGAACCTGGCCTCCCCGAACTTCGGCACCTCTGCCGGCTGGGGATTCGGTGACGGGATGTACTTCGACGACGACGCTGATGAGTTCATCTACGCCGGCGTCACCGACGAGTATCGGGACCTCCTCGAGTACTTCCACGGGCTGGTCGACGAGGGTCTGATGGACTCCGAATCCATGGTCCAGGATGACGACCAGGCGATCCAGAAGTTCGCCTCCGGGCAGTCAGCCGTCATCGGCGCCAACGATCAGGAGCTGCTGACCTACCGCACCTCTATCGAGGAGGTCGGCGATGAGGACATGGACATCCGCATGATTCGTGTCCCGGCGGGTCCGTCAGGGGACAGCGTAGCCGGCGGCCAGCTGGAGTCCGGCCTGGTGATCTCCTCCTCGGCGGCCGAGCAGGACCACTTCGTGGCGCTGCTGCAGTTCATCGATTGGCTCTACTACTCCGATGAGGGGCTGGAGCTCGCCAAATGGGGAGTCGAGGGGGAGACCTTCGAACGCGATGGTGAGGAACGTGTCCTGGCTGATGACATCGACATCAACGGCCTGAACTCGGATGCCGACGACGAGCTGAACGTCGACCACGGCTTCCACAACGGCGTCTTCATGCCGGCCCATGGCTCCACCACGGACCTGGTGCAGTCGATGTTGCGGGACGAGGTCGTCGATTTCCGCGAGTCCATGGAGGACAAGGAGATCCTGCCGGTGCCTCCTGCCCGGCCGCTGGACGAGCTGGAGCGTGAGCAAGCCTCACTGACAGAGAACGCGCTGAGTGACTCGGTGGACACCGCGACTGCCCAGTTCATCCTGGGCCAGCGGGACCTCGACGACTGGGACGCCTACGTGGCCGAGTTGGAGGCGCAGGGTCTGGCCGACTTCGTGGAGCTTCAGAACGAGGCCTATCAGCGGGCACAGGAAGCGATCGACGGCGTCGAAGAGGAGATCGACGAGTGA
- a CDS encoding ABC transporter permease subunit has translation MQDTRSYTAFRVVNGLAIILICAATLYPFLNIIAQAFSSEGYINSGQVSIIPRGFNITTFDVVMSDSMFWRNYANTVIYTVVATAIAMVLTTSFAYALSKRHLKGRGFFIGVAVFTMFFNGGLIPNYVLINALGMTNTMWAIVLPNAISIFNLLVMKAFFENFSTELEEAAQIDGLSTYGVLWRIVIPLSKAVIATMVLFYAVSFWNAWFQAFLYLDRRELYPVTVYLRNLLAGATGTEQMGGEAAEATQIASNVRAVTMLLTTLPIICLYPFLQKYFVRGIMLGSVKQ, from the coding sequence ATCCAGGACACGAGGTCCTATACCGCCTTCCGGGTGGTCAATGGGTTGGCGATCATCCTGATCTGCGCGGCGACGCTGTATCCGTTCCTGAACATCATCGCTCAGGCCTTCTCCTCCGAGGGGTACATCAACTCTGGGCAGGTCAGCATCATCCCGCGCGGGTTCAACATCACTACTTTCGATGTGGTGATGTCGGATTCGATGTTCTGGCGCAATTATGCGAACACGGTGATCTATACGGTGGTGGCTACGGCGATCGCGATGGTGCTGACCACCAGCTTTGCCTATGCGCTCTCGAAGCGGCATCTGAAGGGCCGGGGGTTCTTCATCGGGGTCGCGGTGTTCACCATGTTCTTCAATGGTGGGCTGATCCCGAACTACGTGCTGATCAATGCGTTGGGGATGACGAACACGATGTGGGCGATCGTGTTGCCCAATGCGATCAGCATCTTCAACCTGTTGGTGATGAAGGCCTTCTTCGAGAACTTCTCCACGGAGCTGGAGGAGGCTGCGCAGATCGATGGGCTGAGTACTTATGGGGTGTTGTGGCGGATCGTGATCCCGTTGTCGAAGGCGGTGATCGCCACGATGGTGCTCTTCTATGCGGTCAGTTTCTGGAATGCGTGGTTTCAGGCGTTTTTGTATCTGGATCGGCGGGAGCTGTATCCGGTGACGGTGTATCTGCGGAATCTGTTGGCTGGGGCTACTGGTACTGAGCAGATGGGTGGTGAGGCTGCGGAGGCCACTCAGATCGCTTCCAATGTGCGGGCGGTGACGATGTTGTTGACCACGTTGCCGATTATCTGTCTGTATCCGTTTCTGCAGAAGTATTTCGTGCGCGGGATCATGCTCGGCTCCGTCAAGCAGTAG
- a CDS encoding NupC/NupG family nucleoside CNT transporter: protein MINILWGIMGMTVVLALAILFSVDRRKIKIRTVAIALAIQVFFAVFVLYLPWGQTALGWVTQVVQSVINVSDEGISFLFGGLVEGDAVPFALSVLPVIIFFASLTAVLYHLKVLQFVVRVLGGALQKLLGTSRAESMNAAANIFVGQTEAPLVIRPYIAGMTKSELFAVMVGGLSTVAGSVLVGYAGMGANLEYLIAASFMAAPGALLMAKIIIPAGSFDEIDAAKAERQAGDEAALGGGRYTKDHRTAEAGATGTTSTATATLTEERRTDDGATTGADDGAAPADQGSELRPGQSVAEAAAAVEEEERPRNVIDAAARGAGDGLRLAANVGAMLLAFIALIALINLGIGQVGGLFGAPDLTFEQIMGYVFAPLMWAVGVPWEEAVAAGSFLGQKLVLNEFVAFADFAPQAEGFSVKSQAVITFALTGFANFSSMAILLGGLGGIAKNRRSDIAQLGLRAVLAGTLANLMSASIVGMLLF from the coding sequence GTGATCAACATTCTCTGGGGCATCATGGGCATGACCGTGGTCCTGGCCCTCGCCATCCTGTTCTCCGTGGACAGGCGCAAGATCAAGATCCGCACTGTCGCGATCGCCCTGGCCATCCAGGTGTTCTTCGCCGTCTTCGTGCTCTACCTCCCCTGGGGACAGACGGCCCTCGGGTGGGTCACCCAGGTCGTCCAGAGCGTCATCAACGTCTCCGACGAGGGCATCAGCTTCCTCTTCGGCGGCCTGGTGGAGGGCGACGCCGTCCCCTTCGCCCTCTCCGTCCTGCCGGTCATCATCTTCTTCGCCTCACTGACTGCGGTGCTCTACCACCTCAAGGTCCTGCAGTTCGTGGTCCGCGTGCTCGGCGGGGCGCTGCAGAAGCTGCTGGGAACCTCCCGCGCAGAATCCATGAACGCCGCCGCGAACATCTTCGTCGGCCAGACGGAGGCCCCGCTGGTCATCCGCCCCTACATCGCCGGCATGACCAAGTCTGAGCTCTTCGCCGTCATGGTCGGCGGCCTCTCCACGGTCGCCGGGTCAGTGCTGGTGGGCTACGCCGGCATGGGCGCGAATCTCGAGTATCTGATCGCCGCCAGCTTCATGGCGGCCCCCGGCGCGCTGTTGATGGCCAAGATCATCATCCCGGCCGGCTCCTTCGACGAGATCGACGCCGCCAAGGCCGAACGTCAGGCCGGCGACGAGGCGGCGCTGGGCGGCGGCCGCTATACCAAGGACCACCGGACCGCCGAGGCCGGCGCCACAGGCACCACCAGTACCGCCACCGCCACACTCACCGAAGAGCGCCGTACCGACGACGGCGCCACCACCGGTGCCGACGACGGCGCGGCTCCCGCAGACCAGGGCTCCGAACTCCGCCCCGGACAGTCGGTGGCCGAGGCGGCCGCCGCCGTCGAGGAGGAGGAGCGCCCTCGCAACGTCATCGACGCCGCCGCCCGCGGCGCCGGCGACGGCCTGCGGCTGGCGGCGAACGTCGGAGCCATGCTGCTCGCGTTCATCGCGCTGATCGCATTGATCAACCTGGGCATCGGGCAGGTCGGCGGGCTCTTCGGCGCCCCGGACCTGACGTTCGAGCAGATCATGGGCTACGTGTTCGCCCCGCTGATGTGGGCCGTGGGCGTGCCGTGGGAGGAGGCCGTGGCCGCGGGCTCGTTCCTGGGCCAGAAGCTCGTGCTCAACGAGTTCGTCGCCTTCGCCGACTTCGCCCCGCAGGCCGAGGGCTTCTCCGTGAAGTCCCAGGCGGTCATCACCTTCGCGCTGACCGGCTTCGCCAACTTCAGCTCGATGGCCATCCTGCTCGGCGGGCTGGGCGGCATCGCGAAGAACCGCCGCTCCGACATCGCCCAGCTGGGTCTGCGCGCCGTGCTCGCCGGCACGCTGGCCAACCTCATGAGCGCCTCCATCGTGGGCATGCTGCTCTTCTGA
- a CDS encoding universal stress protein: protein MNVSPAQNPGPGASGQRPGGSRPHGVVVGVDGSEQSLRAAHWAAAEANRRKLPLTVVTAYSLPAFAASSMDGGYALMDESALRQGSEKVIDQAKEFLRDYPGEVGYAIESGDPAGVLLDYSQHAEVLVVGSRGRGGFLGRLLGSVSAALPAHAKCPTVVVPLKFSSQESNAVTTATGAIPIITPGTTAETSSSGTRSEDRRSVVAGVDGSDYGRVAALVAAREASERGVPLRIVCALPPLGATLVWIPTHVEDGQAVEELKEKLEAGRRWLHSHYPDLQIDAEVIDGTAVDVLVEETRHAQLTVLGTRGRGGFAGMLLGSTSQGVLHHAEGPLMVVPEKKDRRLADRPEFGPILGE from the coding sequence ATGAACGTTTCACCAGCTCAGAACCCCGGACCGGGCGCCTCAGGCCAGCGGCCCGGCGGCTCACGTCCGCACGGAGTCGTCGTCGGCGTCGACGGCTCGGAACAGTCCCTGCGCGCGGCGCACTGGGCCGCCGCGGAGGCCAACCGACGGAAGCTGCCGCTGACGGTGGTCACCGCCTATTCCCTACCTGCCTTCGCCGCCTCCTCCATGGACGGCGGCTATGCACTGATGGACGAGTCAGCGCTGCGCCAGGGGTCGGAGAAGGTCATCGATCAGGCCAAGGAGTTCCTGCGCGACTACCCCGGGGAGGTCGGCTACGCCATCGAGTCCGGCGACCCCGCCGGGGTGCTGCTGGACTACTCGCAGCACGCCGAGGTGCTGGTGGTCGGCAGCCGCGGCCGCGGAGGGTTCCTCGGCCGACTGCTCGGATCGGTGTCCGCGGCCCTGCCCGCACACGCCAAATGCCCCACGGTGGTGGTGCCGTTGAAGTTCTCCTCCCAGGAGTCCAACGCCGTCACCACGGCCACCGGAGCCATCCCGATCATCACCCCCGGCACGACGGCGGAGACTTCCTCCTCGGGGACCCGCAGCGAAGACCGGCGCTCCGTGGTGGCCGGCGTCGACGGCTCCGACTACGGCCGTGTGGCGGCCCTGGTGGCCGCCCGGGAGGCCAGCGAGCGGGGCGTCCCGCTGCGGATCGTCTGTGCGCTGCCCCCGCTGGGCGCCACCCTGGTGTGGATCCCCACCCATGTGGAGGACGGCCAGGCCGTGGAGGAGCTGAAGGAGAAGCTCGAGGCCGGGCGCCGCTGGCTGCACAGCCACTATCCCGACCTGCAGATCGACGCGGAGGTCATCGACGGCACCGCGGTGGACGTGCTCGTGGAGGAGACCCGCCATGCGCAGCTCACGGTGCTGGGCACCCGCGGCCGTGGTGGATTCGCCGGGATGCTGCTCGGCTCCACCTCCCAGGGAGTGCTGCACCACGCCGAAGGGCCTCTGATGGTGGTCCCGGAGAAGAAGGACCGGCGTCTGGCGGACCGGCCGGAGTTCGGGCCCATCCTCGGCGAGTAG
- a CDS encoding ABC transporter permease codes for MTVIGQTEGDTSASTRGSGAAPPPKRSAPSAPGGRTGTRATHTWRYALKKDWRLYSLLVLPLVFLLIFRYLPMAGNVIAFRRFRPGSSIFGDEWVGFHYIEMFINDPTFWRVFWNTVILGGLTLAICFPLPIILALMFNELRSNAFKRVAQSISYLPHFMSIVIVAGIVLQLTSLNGTFNQILGLFGAESIAFMQQPQWFRTIYVSSEVWQTVGWGTILYLAALTTIDPQLYEAARIDGANRWKQMWHVTLPGIAPTMVVLLILNVGTFMAVGFEKVLLLYNPLIYSTADIIATYVYRVGITSSNFSYATAIGLFEAIIGLILILSANGIARKMGGNSLW; via the coding sequence GTGACAGTCATAGGTCAGACCGAGGGGGACACGTCCGCCTCCACCCGCGGGTCGGGAGCAGCGCCGCCTCCGAAGCGCTCCGCTCCATCAGCGCCAGGCGGCCGCACCGGGACCCGCGCCACGCACACCTGGCGGTATGCGTTGAAGAAGGATTGGCGGCTTTATAGCTTGCTGGTCCTGCCTCTGGTGTTTCTGCTGATCTTTCGTTATCTGCCGATGGCGGGCAATGTCATCGCTTTCCGGCGGTTCCGTCCTGGGTCCAGCATCTTTGGTGATGAGTGGGTCGGGTTCCATTACATCGAGATGTTCATCAATGACCCCACCTTCTGGCGGGTCTTCTGGAACACCGTGATCCTGGGTGGACTGACTCTGGCGATCTGTTTCCCGCTGCCGATCATTCTGGCGCTGATGTTCAATGAGCTGCGCTCGAACGCTTTCAAGCGGGTGGCTCAGTCGATCTCGTATCTGCCGCACTTCATGTCGATCGTGATCGTGGCCGGGATCGTGCTGCAGCTGACCTCGCTCAATGGGACCTTCAATCAGATCCTGGGGCTCTTCGGGGCGGAGAGCATCGCGTTCATGCAGCAGCCGCAATGGTTCCGCACCATCTATGTCTCCTCGGAGGTATGGCAGACGGTGGGGTGGGGCACGATCCTGTATCTGGCCGCGCTGACCACTATCGATCCTCAGCTCTATGAAGCAGCACGTATCGATGGGGCTAATCGGTGGAAGCAGATGTGGCATGTGACCCTGCCCGGGATCGCTCCGACGATGGTGGTGCTGCTGATCCTTAATGTGGGTACCTTCATGGCGGTGGGCTTCGAGAAGGTGTTGCTGTTGTATAACCCGTTGATCTATTCCACCGCGGACATCATCGCCACCTATGTCTATCGGGTGGGTATCACCAGTTCGAACTTCTCTTATGCGACAGCCATCGGCCTGTTTGAGGCCATCATCGGACTCATCCTGATCCTGAGTGCTAATGGGATCGCCCGGAAGATGGGAGGCAACAGCCTGTGGTAG
- a CDS encoding NlpC/P60 family protein, with the protein MKNRRNLGVAAVTAAVVTTALVGTTLPDLLADRAASSVQNQNAEGSAASVVVTELPDVPSAKEISSAKESSQATDQMIGEINDRLSQANQRALELEAAMQLEHQNALDAQQEAAEAAEAAEAAREAAETADSGAAEQHRAGETTAEDVLLAEDDNALADAATEQQLEEQAESDAAEAEQEAAESIALADQAAQQSTAAAEALETAERSTEDTGDEVGEVGERALELIEELAELKGVGVSILRGQIEANSDFHDADGNVDPQQIAYRIDQLREMMSADSEEPADDETAEDSSDDGEGEASSSDESEATDAASTNGPAQSLDQYLEGTRDLVERLAELEDTDVESLFAKLIEDEAFLDEDGLLKHSALMARVYELEPEEEPEEDEAAAEDEGDDESTPAESEDDAEDEAPAADIHSLEDYLPGTQSLVERLAELEDTDVESIFAQLIKDPEFTDSDDLLDHAAVQARVYELEPEPEPEPEEESDEEPAEEPAEAEEPAQSAHSLDDYLPGTRTVVEELAELEGESTESTFKKLIADSDFTDSDGLLDHSAIRARINELTPEPEPEPEPEPSQSSGSSSSSSSGSNSSQPAGPSLDQYLPGTRSLVEELAELEDKTATAMFKKLIEDSDFTDSSGLLDHSAIRARISELTPEPEPEPEPEPSQSSGASDSSSSGSSSSGSGSSSSSSSQPTGPSLDQYLPGTRALVEKLADLRGDGVQETFRSALNDSSLVGGNGVLDHAALQREVNRLTPAPEPEPEPEPSQSSGSSGSGSSGSGSSDSGSSSSGSGSQSVAAGSSSAAQIAVDFAVGKVNESGTHYVLGATGPKAWDCSSLMQAAFAQAGVSLPRTADQQFQGGQSVSLDNLQPGDIVFWVNGGRATHNAIYIGNGQVAHARNPQAGLSITSVYYAFQDPHPVAKRYW; encoded by the coding sequence GTGAAGAACCGCCGCAATCTCGGCGTGGCAGCAGTGACCGCCGCCGTCGTGACGACTGCGCTCGTCGGGACCACGCTTCCCGACCTGTTGGCTGACCGCGCCGCCAGCTCCGTGCAGAACCAGAATGCTGAGGGATCCGCAGCCTCCGTCGTCGTGACTGAGCTTCCGGACGTTCCCTCGGCCAAGGAGATCTCCAGCGCCAAGGAGTCCTCCCAGGCCACCGATCAGATGATCGGGGAGATCAACGACCGGCTCTCCCAGGCCAACCAGCGCGCCCTCGAACTCGAGGCCGCGATGCAGCTTGAGCATCAGAACGCCCTGGACGCCCAGCAGGAGGCCGCCGAGGCCGCCGAAGCGGCAGAGGCTGCCCGCGAGGCGGCCGAGACGGCCGACTCCGGTGCGGCCGAGCAGCACCGGGCCGGCGAGACCACCGCTGAGGACGTGCTCCTCGCCGAGGACGACAACGCCCTCGCCGATGCCGCCACCGAGCAGCAGCTCGAGGAGCAGGCCGAATCCGACGCCGCCGAGGCCGAGCAGGAGGCCGCCGAGTCCATCGCGCTGGCCGACCAGGCGGCCCAGCAGTCGACCGCCGCCGCGGAGGCCCTGGAGACCGCCGAGCGGTCCACCGAGGACACCGGCGACGAGGTCGGCGAGGTCGGCGAACGCGCCCTCGAGCTCATCGAGGAGCTCGCGGAACTCAAGGGTGTGGGGGTGTCGATCCTGCGTGGGCAGATCGAGGCCAACTCTGACTTCCACGACGCCGACGGCAACGTGGATCCGCAGCAGATCGCCTACCGCATCGACCAGCTGCGCGAGATGATGTCGGCCGACTCTGAGGAGCCCGCCGACGACGAGACCGCCGAGGACTCGTCGGACGATGGAGAAGGGGAAGCTTCATCGTCCGACGAGTCCGAGGCCACTGACGCCGCCAGCACGAACGGGCCCGCGCAGAGTCTGGACCAGTACCTCGAGGGCACCCGTGATCTCGTGGAGCGCCTCGCCGAGCTCGAGGACACCGACGTCGAGTCGCTGTTCGCGAAGCTCATCGAGGACGAAGCCTTCCTGGACGAGGACGGCCTGCTCAAGCACTCCGCCCTCATGGCCCGTGTCTACGAGCTGGAGCCGGAGGAGGAGCCCGAGGAGGACGAGGCCGCCGCTGAGGATGAGGGGGACGACGAGTCCACCCCGGCGGAGTCCGAGGACGACGCTGAGGACGAGGCCCCCGCGGCTGACATCCACAGCCTCGAGGACTACCTGCCGGGCACCCAGAGCCTGGTGGAGCGCCTCGCCGAGCTCGAGGACACCGACGTCGAGTCGATCTTCGCCCAGCTCATCAAGGACCCCGAGTTCACCGACTCCGACGACCTGCTCGACCACGCCGCCGTCCAGGCCCGCGTCTACGAGCTTGAGCCCGAGCCCGAGCCGGAGCCCGAGGAGGAGTCGGACGAGGAGCCTGCCGAGGAGCCTGCCGAGGCCGAGGAGCCGGCGCAGTCGGCCCACAGCCTCGATGACTACCTCCCCGGCACCCGCACCGTAGTGGAGGAGCTCGCCGAACTGGAGGGCGAGTCCACCGAGTCCACGTTCAAGAAGCTCATCGCGGACTCTGACTTCACCGACTCCGACGGGCTGCTGGACCACAGCGCCATCCGCGCCCGGATCAACGAACTGACCCCCGAGCCGGAGCCTGAGCCGGAGCCGGAACCCTCGCAGAGCAGCGGCTCCTCCAGCTCCAGCTCCTCCGGCTCGAACTCCTCGCAGCCTGCGGGCCCGAGCCTGGACCAGTACCTGCCGGGCACCCGCTCCCTGGTCGAGGAGCTCGCGGAGCTTGAGGACAAGACCGCCACGGCGATGTTCAAGAAGCTCATCGAGGACTCCGACTTCACCGACTCCTCGGGTCTGCTGGACCACAGCGCCATCCGCGCCCGGATCAGCGAGCTGACCCCCGAGCCGGAGCCTGAGCCGGAGCCTGAGCCCTCTCAGAGCAGCGGGGCCTCGGACAGCAGTTCATCCGGCAGCAGTTCGTCCGGCAGCGGGTCCTCCAGCTCGAGCTCCTCGCAGCCGACGGGCCCCAGCCTGGATCAGTACCTGCCGGGCACCCGCGCCCTGGTCGAGAAGCTGGCCGACCTGCGTGGCGACGGCGTGCAGGAGACCTTCCGCTCAGCCCTGAACGACTCCTCGCTGGTGGGCGGCAACGGCGTCTTGGACCACGCCGCCCTGCAGCGCGAGGTCAACCGTCTCACTCCGGCTCCTGAACCGGAGCCGGAGCCGGAGCCCTCACAGAGCAGCGGGTCCTCCGGCAGCGGCTCGTCCGGCAGCGGATCCTCCGATTCCGGGTCCTCGAGCTCCGGCTCCGGCTCCCAATCGGTGGCCGCCGGCAGCTCCTCGGCGGCGCAGATCGCCGTGGACTTCGCGGTCGGCAAGGTCAACGAGTCGGGGACCCACTATGTACTGGGCGCCACAGGCCCGAAGGCCTGGGACTGCTCCTCGCTGATGCAGGCCGCCTTCGCCCAGGCGGGGGTCTCCCTGCCGCGCACCGCAGACCAGCAGTTCCAGGGTGGGCAGTCGGTCTCGTTGGACAACCTGCAGCCCGGTGACATCGTCTTCTGGGTCAACGGCGGCCGCGCCACCCACAACGCGATCTACATCGGCAACGGGCAGGTGGCCCACGCGCGCAACCCGCAGGCCGGGTTGAGCATCACCTCGGTCTACTACGCCTTCCAGGACCCGCACCCGGTGGCGAAGCGCTACTGGTGA